The region GACCGCGTCGAGGAGCTGCTCGCCTTCGTCGGGCTCACCGACAAGGCGCTGCAGCACCCCCGCACGCTGTCCGGCGGGGAGAAGCAGCGCGTCGGGATCGCCCGGGCGCTCGCGACCCGCCCGGACGTCCTGCTGTCCGACGAGGCCACGAGCGCGCTGGACCCCGAGACGACCGGCGAGGTCGTCGAGCTGCTCCGCCGGGTCAACGAGGAGTACGGCGTGACGATCCTCCTGGTCACCCACGAGATGGAGGTCGTGCGCCGCGTCGCGGACCGGGTCGCGGTGATGGAGCAGGGCCGGGTGGTGGAGGCGGGCACGGTCTACGACGTGTTCTCGCGGCCTCAGGCGCGCACCACCCAGCGCTTCGTGTCCTCGGTGCTGCACCACGTCCCTTCGCCGGAGACGCTCGACCGGATCCGCGCCACCCACCGCGGCCGGATCGTCCAGCTCCACGTCACCGACCGGCACGCCGACGACGCCTTCCTGTCGCGCGTGGCCCGCGAGCACGGCGTCGACGTCACGGTCGTCTACGGCGGCGTCAGCGAGCTGCAGTCCCGGCTCTTCGGCAGCCTCACCGTGGAGCTGCGCGGGTCCGACGCCGCGGTCGACGCCGCGGTGTCCGACCTCGCCCGGACCACCCCGGTGACGGCCGTGCCGCCGGCCCCCGCGCAGGGCGGCGCCCGCACGCAGACCGGCCTGGCGCCGGTGGAGGAGGTGTCCTATGCGTGAGATCGACCTCGACGCCCTGCTGCCGCGGATCCGCGACGCGCTCTTCGAGACCGCGGTCATGGTGAGCATCTCCTTCGTGCTCGCCTCCGTGGTCGGGGTGCTGCTCGGGCTCCTGCTCTACGCCTCCCGGCCCGGCAACCTGCTGGCCAACCGGGCGACGTTCGGGATCCTCAACGGCGTCATCAACGTCGTCCGCCCGGTGCCGTTCCTCATCGTCGCGGTGTCGGTCATCCCGCTCACGCGCCTGCTCGTCGGCTCCAGCATCGGCCCGGTCGCCGCGACCGTGCCGCTGGTGCTCGTCGCCAGCGTCGCCATCGCCCGGATCGCCGAGTCCAACCTGGTGGCGGTCGACCCGGGCGCGATCGAGGCGGGGACCGCCATGGGCGCCACGCCCTGGCAGGTGCTGTTCACCGTCGTGGTGCCCGAGGCGCTGGGGCCGCTGGTGCTCGGCCTCACGTACATCTTCGTCGCGCTCATCGACGCGACCGCGGTGGCGGGCGTGCTGGGCGGGGGCGGCCTGGGCGACCTGGCGATCCGCTACGGCTACCAGCGCTTCGACTGGTTCGTCGTCGGCGTCATCGTCGTGCTGCTCGTGGTGCTCGTGCAGGGTGCGCAGC is a window of Aquipuribacter hungaricus DNA encoding:
- a CDS encoding methionine ABC transporter ATP-binding protein, coding for MTTAISFQGVSKVFDPDGARFQALTDVDLDVEKGSIFGIVGYSGAGKSTLLRTVNALERPTSGRVVVDGTEVSTATGTDIYRARRRIGMVFQQFNLLQSRNVYKNVAYPLALAGVPRAEVLDRVEELLAFVGLTDKALQHPRTLSGGEKQRVGIARALATRPDVLLSDEATSALDPETTGEVVELLRRVNEEYGVTILLVTHEMEVVRRVADRVAVMEQGRVVEAGTVYDVFSRPQARTTQRFVSSVLHHVPSPETLDRIRATHRGRIVQLHVTDRHADDAFLSRVAREHGVDVTVVYGGVSELQSRLFGSLTVELRGSDAAVDAAVSDLARTTPVTAVPPAPAQGGARTQTGLAPVEEVSYA
- a CDS encoding methionine ABC transporter permease; amino-acid sequence: MREIDLDALLPRIRDALFETAVMVSISFVLASVVGVLLGLLLYASRPGNLLANRATFGILNGVINVVRPVPFLIVAVSVIPLTRLLVGSSIGPVAATVPLVLVASVAIARIAESNLVAVDPGAIEAGTAMGATPWQVLFTVVVPEALGPLVLGLTYIFVALIDATAVAGVLGGGGLGDLAIRYGYQRFDWFVVGVIVVLLVVLVQGAQLLGNSVARRVMHA